In Chelonia mydas isolate rCheMyd1 chromosome 18, rCheMyd1.pri.v2, whole genome shotgun sequence, a single genomic region encodes these proteins:
- the LOC102945022 gene encoding C-type natriuretic peptide 1, with the protein MNPKLIFCCGFLLLLLLSQDQARAKPLSSLQSLSRLLDEDLEHPLASEEMDQEQEDMIPTDAFDQQDSVLQWARNSRDQPEGVPISDSTFQRLFSDLLGSSRRYRGRSKKGLSRGCFGVKLDRIGSLSGLGC; encoded by the exons ATGAACCCAAAGCTTATTTTCTGCTGTggatttctgctgctgcttctcctcagcCAGGACCAGGCAAGGGCCAAACCTCTCTCCAGTTTACAG AGCCTGTCCAGATTGTTAGATGAGGATCTGGAGCATCCCCTGGCTTCTGAGGAGATGGACCAGGAGCAAGAAGACATGATCCCAACAGATGCCTTTGACCAACAGGACTCTGTGCTCCAATGGGCCCGAAACTCCAGGGACCAGCCCGAGGGGGTCCCCATCAGTGACAGTACTTTCCAGAGGCTCTTCAGTGATCTTCTGGGCTCATCCAGGAGATACCGAGGCAGAAGCAAAAAGGGCCTGTCCAGGGGTTGTTTTGGTGTCAAGCTGGACAGAATTGGATCCCTGAGCGGACTGGGATGCTAA